One genomic region from Euzebya tangerina encodes:
- a CDS encoding oligosaccharide flippase family protein, producing MTRAANAGGSPGQGVGRGSAINLFGSITAAVGAIGLLALLTRLLGAGEAGAFLSAVAAVTILITATTLGTDTGLIRQMAKTPDGRVPAGLLRVALGPVLVVSGITAVILFLTADPLADLIGDAEHADLIAGHLRAMAPFIPVGAVLSAVLGATRGLGSMNPTVFLDRMARPAAQILFCAVALVIGNTALLGVAWALPFGLAALAAFGWLRAMQPADAADRPAMTRADVRDFWSFTLPRAAASGLQIMIQWVDVLLVGAFMSTRDAGIYAVASRALQLGFFVINAVGQAVQPRLASDYASGSTERLAAIYRRSTVWTVVVVWPVFLAAAITAPTILRVFGPEFVAGATAVAILAASGLFSSAVGSVDMVLLMAGRSTANLVITAAALAINIGFNVALIPTLGISGAALAWGLSRVVAKSLSLWHVTRHVQVTPFSRDLGAVCLIALGSFGLTGLVMRATTEDSVATAVLYLLVASGTYLTLNRGRIPELLQVLRRRAAGPRSTSESHRSDTTARVPSRLTN from the coding sequence ATGACTCGAGCGGCCAACGCTGGGGGCTCGCCCGGCCAGGGCGTGGGTCGCGGCAGCGCCATCAACCTGTTCGGGTCGATCACCGCTGCCGTGGGTGCCATCGGCCTGCTGGCGCTGCTGACCCGGCTGCTGGGCGCTGGGGAAGCCGGCGCGTTTCTGTCAGCGGTCGCGGCTGTGACCATCCTGATCACCGCCACCACCCTGGGAACCGACACCGGTCTGATCCGACAGATGGCGAAGACGCCGGACGGACGGGTGCCAGCGGGCCTGCTGCGGGTGGCACTCGGTCCCGTCCTGGTGGTCTCGGGAATCACGGCCGTCATCCTGTTCCTCACCGCCGACCCCCTCGCCGATCTGATCGGCGACGCCGAGCACGCCGACCTCATCGCCGGCCACCTCCGCGCCATGGCACCGTTCATCCCGGTCGGTGCGGTCCTCTCGGCCGTACTCGGGGCGACCCGCGGCCTGGGCAGCATGAACCCCACGGTGTTCCTGGACCGCATGGCGCGACCGGCAGCCCAGATCCTGTTCTGCGCCGTTGCGCTCGTCATCGGCAACACCGCACTGCTCGGCGTCGCCTGGGCCCTTCCGTTCGGTCTTGCGGCTCTGGCCGCCTTCGGCTGGCTGCGAGCCATGCAACCCGCCGATGCGGCCGACCGGCCAGCCATGACCCGCGCAGACGTTCGCGACTTCTGGTCCTTCACCCTGCCCCGTGCCGCCGCGTCCGGGTTGCAGATCATGATCCAGTGGGTGGATGTGCTGTTGGTCGGCGCCTTCATGTCCACGCGTGACGCCGGCATCTACGCGGTCGCGTCGCGCGCCCTCCAGCTGGGCTTCTTCGTCATCAACGCCGTAGGTCAGGCCGTCCAACCCCGCCTCGCGTCCGACTATGCCAGCGGGTCGACCGAGCGACTGGCAGCAATCTACCGACGGTCGACGGTCTGGACCGTGGTGGTCGTCTGGCCCGTATTCCTGGCGGCGGCGATCACCGCACCGACGATCCTGCGCGTCTTCGGGCCGGAGTTCGTCGCCGGAGCCACCGCGGTCGCGATCCTGGCCGCATCAGGGCTGTTCAGCAGTGCCGTGGGCAGCGTCGACATGGTTCTGCTCATGGCCGGCCGCAGCACTGCCAACCTGGTCATCACCGCCGCCGCCCTGGCCATCAACATCGGCTTCAACGTGGCCCTGATCCCCACCCTCGGCATCTCGGGGGCCGCGCTAGCCTGGGGATTGTCCCGGGTGGTGGCCAAATCGCTGTCGTTGTGGCACGTCACGCGACACGTGCAGGTCACGCCCTTCAGTCGGGATCTCGGCGCAGTCTGCCTGATCGCGCTCGGGTCATTTGGCCTGACCGGCCTGGTGATGCGAGCGACGACGGAGGACAGCGTGGCAACGGCGGTCCTGTACCTCCTCGTGGCAAGCGGTACCTACCTGACCCTCAACCGGGGGCGCATCCCAGAACTCCTCCAGGTCCTCCGCCGGCGGGCAGCAGGGCCACGCAGCACAAGCGAATCCCACCGATCTGACACGACTGCTCGTGTCCCCTCACGACTGACGAACTGA
- a CDS encoding PKD domain-containing protein, translated as MYSFTSPSHPVITNRIRTVLQVGLLLALVVMLAASLLTPAAAVSDTQDVVVSDDPDNNTPHALDGRVLAIMPVGDRVVVGGTFTQIATVADRDTPIARNAIFAFDPETGEIDQNFQPEIDGTIETLAASPDGNSVYIGGAYSEVNGQTEWRLTRLNMADGSIDPSFDVTPNSKVRDIVLAGDRLYVGGTFTMMDQEVRTAFAAVDATTGDVLDEVDLTFSDQARGSLAVFKLDVTPDQSQVAVIGNFGRIDGQSREFAALIDVADGPAELADWQTNRYGMNLCASAFDSYMRDVEISPDGGYMIIVTTGAYRANRLCDSIARWDLDVTGSDLQPTWANLSGGDTFYSVAVTGEAVYVGGHFRWLNNPFANNWQGPGSVTREGIGAVDPVNGLPLAWDPGRERGVGAFDLVTSDDGLYVGSDTDRIGNFEFHGRLARFPLDGGAQVLRADPGPLPGVIFVGDGADLDGRTFDGAAVGPASATSVNWSGVRAAMMLSGRLYTASSDGVFRVRDFDGTSAGTPETVDLNGLRSSYFPVSSLTGMTMDRTTGRMYYTVQGRTELFYRYFLADSNTVGAEEFVASTSVAGIGGQYLTGMHLHEDTLYFSAVDGYLRQADFQDGVAVAGTVTAVNGPPQGNDWSGQGLFLLSEDGYQAPNLLPEPTIRSVCTDDGCRFGSTGSGDADGWIETFEWDFGDGATATGPGVSHVYTSDGTFTVTLTATDNEGGVSTTTTTVERNGPPVADAAISCINLDCTFDGSASSDGGTITAFDWDFGDGAGGTGEATSHTYAAAGTYDVQLTVTDDTGLTDSVVQQIQVSEPADEITHLGTAAVNGNQQSFTVDVPDATRGGDLLLLFASFNNSDTNHQPEELGGWTQLDTVVNGPLRSSVWWRVAEPGDENSTETLTTGSFFKGDVALVAYSGTSTTVPVAVAEATAESGSTSSHITPIVSNPLAEATLVSYWVDRTGSNSNWTEPAGTTVVHEGIGLGGGRISALIGEQAAAAGDTGGLTATSVTTTNRAAMWSLVLAPFGVDTVPDQAPTAVASGSCERLTCAVTGSGSSDPEGPIASYSWDMGDGTQLPGPTPQHSYAAAGEYTVTLTVTDGEGQTATTTIQLTATAPPDEITFKSSDTDNGNRSAFWVTVPEDVLSGDLLVLTGSWNNGTIDPDPVNLPGWNRLDSVSTDRIRTSVWWRIANTADGGVDEVLDVGRFVKGDVALLVYEGVDATNPVEVHDALTETSDTTDHTAPVVTTTQADSLVLNYWTDRTSSTTDWTEPAGTTVVHEGIGAGGGRSSGLITEALSGAAGDVGGGTASADGSTQHATMWTIVLSPA; from the coding sequence ATGTACTCCTTCACGTCCCCATCCCACCCAGTCATCACGAACCGCATCCGCACGGTGCTGCAGGTCGGCCTGCTGCTGGCGCTCGTCGTCATGCTGGCCGCCTCACTGCTCACCCCTGCGGCAGCAGTATCAGATACCCAGGACGTCGTCGTCAGCGACGACCCGGACAACAACACCCCCCACGCCCTGGACGGTCGCGTGCTGGCGATCATGCCGGTCGGCGACCGCGTGGTGGTAGGTGGGACCTTCACCCAGATCGCCACCGTGGCGGACCGGGACACCCCGATCGCCAGGAACGCCATCTTCGCCTTCGACCCTGAGACCGGGGAGATCGACCAGAACTTCCAGCCCGAGATCGACGGGACGATCGAGACGCTGGCGGCCTCACCCGACGGCAACTCGGTCTACATCGGTGGTGCCTACAGCGAGGTCAACGGTCAGACGGAGTGGCGCCTCACGCGGCTGAACATGGCCGACGGCAGCATCGACCCGAGCTTCGACGTCACACCCAACAGCAAGGTCCGCGACATCGTGCTGGCAGGTGACCGCCTCTACGTCGGCGGGACGTTCACGATGATGGACCAGGAGGTCCGGACGGCCTTCGCCGCCGTCGATGCGACGACCGGAGACGTCCTCGACGAGGTGGACCTGACCTTCTCGGACCAAGCCCGAGGGTCCCTCGCGGTCTTCAAGCTGGACGTCACACCCGACCAGAGCCAGGTGGCCGTCATCGGCAACTTCGGACGGATCGACGGTCAGAGCCGCGAGTTCGCCGCACTCATCGACGTCGCAGACGGCCCGGCCGAGCTGGCTGACTGGCAGACCAACCGGTACGGGATGAACCTGTGTGCCTCGGCCTTCGACTCCTACATGCGGGACGTGGAGATCTCACCTGACGGTGGCTACATGATCATCGTGACCACCGGCGCCTATCGAGCCAACCGGCTGTGCGACTCGATCGCCCGCTGGGATCTCGACGTGACCGGCTCGGACCTGCAGCCAACATGGGCCAACCTGTCAGGTGGTGACACCTTCTACAGCGTCGCCGTCACCGGAGAGGCGGTCTACGTCGGCGGGCACTTCCGCTGGCTGAACAACCCGTTCGCCAACAACTGGCAGGGCCCCGGCTCGGTGACCCGCGAGGGCATCGGCGCCGTCGACCCCGTCAACGGACTCCCCCTCGCGTGGGATCCGGGGCGCGAGCGCGGGGTCGGCGCCTTCGACCTGGTGACCAGCGACGATGGCCTGTACGTCGGCAGTGACACCGATCGGATCGGCAACTTCGAGTTCCACGGGCGGCTGGCTCGCTTCCCGCTCGACGGTGGCGCCCAGGTGCTCCGGGCTGATCCCGGACCGCTGCCCGGCGTGATCTTCGTCGGCGACGGAGCGGACCTCGACGGGCGGACCTTCGATGGGGCGGCGGTGGGCCCGGCCAGCGCGACCAGCGTCAACTGGTCCGGCGTCCGCGCCGCGATGATGCTGTCCGGTCGGCTCTACACCGCCTCCTCGGACGGGGTCTTCCGGGTGCGTGACTTCGACGGGACCAGCGCAGGCACGCCTGAGACGGTGGACCTGAACGGACTGCGCTCGAGCTACTTCCCCGTCTCCTCCCTGACCGGGATGACGATGGACCGGACGACCGGCCGGATGTACTACACCGTGCAAGGCCGGACCGAGCTGTTCTACCGCTACTTCCTGGCTGACTCGAACACCGTGGGTGCTGAGGAGTTCGTGGCCTCGACGTCCGTGGCGGGCATCGGCGGCCAGTACCTGACCGGGATGCACCTGCACGAGGACACGCTGTACTTCAGCGCAGTCGACGGCTACCTGCGCCAGGCCGACTTCCAGGACGGCGTGGCCGTGGCGGGTACGGTCACCGCAGTCAACGGTCCGCCGCAGGGCAACGACTGGAGCGGCCAAGGGCTGTTCCTGCTCTCCGAGGACGGCTACCAGGCCCCGAACCTGCTGCCCGAGCCAACCATCCGATCTGTCTGCACCGATGACGGCTGCCGCTTCGGCTCCACCGGATCCGGTGACGCCGATGGCTGGATCGAGACGTTCGAGTGGGACTTCGGTGACGGCGCCACGGCAACCGGCCCCGGCGTGAGCCACGTCTACACCAGCGATGGCACCTTCACCGTGACGCTGACGGCAACCGACAACGAGGGTGGCGTGTCGACCACCACGACGACGGTCGAGCGCAACGGTCCGCCGGTGGCCGACGCGGCGATCTCGTGCATCAACCTGGACTGCACGTTCGATGGCTCCGCCTCGAGCGACGGAGGCACCATCACCGCCTTCGACTGGGACTTCGGCGACGGTGCCGGTGGCACCGGGGAGGCGACCAGCCACACCTACGCCGCGGCCGGCACCTACGACGTCCAGCTGACCGTGACGGACGACACGGGTCTGACCGACTCGGTCGTCCAGCAGATCCAGGTCAGCGAACCGGCCGACGAGATCACGCACCTGGGGACTGCCGCAGTGAACGGCAACCAGCAGAGCTTCACCGTCGACGTGCCCGACGCGACGCGGGGCGGCGATCTGCTGCTGCTCTTCGCCTCGTTCAACAACTCCGACACCAACCACCAGCCGGAGGAGCTGGGTGGCTGGACCCAACTCGACACGGTGGTGAACGGCCCGCTGCGCAGCAGCGTGTGGTGGCGCGTCGCCGAGCCCGGTGATGAGAACAGCACCGAGACGCTGACCACGGGCAGCTTCTTCAAGGGTGACGTCGCCCTGGTCGCCTACAGCGGAACGAGTACGACCGTGCCCGTCGCCGTCGCCGAAGCGACCGCCGAGTCGGGCAGCACCTCCAGCCACATCACCCCCATCGTGTCCAACCCGCTGGCCGAGGCGACCCTGGTGTCCTACTGGGTCGACCGGACCGGGTCGAACAGCAACTGGACCGAGCCGGCCGGGACCACCGTGGTGCACGAGGGCATCGGCCTCGGCGGCGGCCGCATCAGCGCGCTGATCGGCGAGCAGGCTGCCGCAGCGGGGGACACGGGCGGTCTGACCGCCACGTCCGTCACCACCACCAACCGTGCCGCCATGTGGAGCCTGGTCCTGGCACCGTTCGGCGTGGACACCGTCCCGGACCAGGCACCAACTGCGGTGGCGTCCGGATCCTGTGAGCGCCTGACCTGTGCGGTAACCGGATCCGGTTCCAGCGACCCGGAGGGCCCCATCGCCTCCTACAGCTGGGACATGGGCGACGGCACGCAACTGCCCGGCCCCACCCCACAGCACAGCTACGCAGCAGCCGGGGAGTACACCGTCACCCTGACCGTGACCGACGGCGAGGGGCAGACCGCGACCACCACCATCCAGCTGACCGCGACCGCGCCGCCCGACGAGATCACCTTCAAGAGCTCGGACACCGACAACGGCAATCGCAGCGCCTTCTGGGTGACGGTGCCCGAGGACGTCCTGTCCGGTGACCTGCTGGTGCTGACCGGCTCGTGGAACAACGGGACCATCGACCCCGATCCGGTGAACCTGCCGGGCTGGAACCGGCTGGACTCCGTCTCGACCGACCGCATCCGCACCAGCGTGTGGTGGCGCATCGCCAACACCGCCGACGGCGGGGTGGACGAGGTACTCGACGTCGGACGGTTCGTGAAGGGTGATGTCGCCCTGCTCGTCTACGAGGGTGTGGACGCCACCAACCCGGTCGAGGTGCACGACGCCCTCACCGAGACGTCGGACACCACCGATCACACCGCACCGGTCGTGACGACGACGCAGGCCGACAGCCTGGTCCTGAACTACTGGACCGACCGCACCTCTTCGACCACCGACTGGACCGAACCCGCCGGGACCACCGTGGTGCACGAGGGCATCGGCGCCGGCGGCGGTCGCTCGTCGGGCTTGATCACCGAGGCCCTCAGCGGCGCCGCCGGTGATGTCGGCGGCGGCACGGCCTCGGCTGACGGGTCGACGCAGCACGCCACCATGTGGACCATCGTGCTCTCGCCTGCGTGA
- a CDS encoding sulfotransferase, whose amino-acid sequence MSERVTELPPDRSVLLTVGTDHHRFDRAVRWLDEWAEANPRVACTVQYGTSTPPSAAVGLDYIPHDELTAAMQTADAVVCHGGPATILEVQASGHRPLVLPRDPAYDEHVDDHQMRFTARLAAHGEIELVHDRDSLWAALDAAVRAPRRAAALAKTGPRPAVATLGTVIEDAIRSHGPVDDVRTPDGAMPQQVLLIAGMGRSGSTLLDRMLGRVDGCTSVGEVVHLWTRGLLEGQPCACGRAFEDCPFWSQVGQHAFGGWSQIDPMRVVAAQHAVERDRYLPLLAAPVGLRPSFDRAVAEYGRYLLPVYDAIRAISGSPWVVDSSKHVATAFLLRRLVGHDLRVVHLVRDSRGVAFSWMKVKRQFDRAAGGDGEETDDADAMMTRWRPGQTAGRYLAYNALLDGLRALDVPTVRVAYESLIAQPTEHLARVLDLIDRGDADLSFVGEGVADLGTSHTIGGNPMRFQAGPVPLRLDEQWRTALDARDRATVTAVTAPLLAAYGYLPRRGRR is encoded by the coding sequence GTGAGCGAGCGCGTCACAGAACTCCCTCCAGACCGGTCGGTGCTGCTGACCGTCGGGACCGACCATCACCGGTTCGATCGGGCCGTCCGGTGGCTTGACGAGTGGGCAGAGGCCAACCCGAGGGTTGCCTGCACCGTGCAGTACGGGACCTCCACCCCGCCCAGCGCGGCAGTTGGTCTGGACTACATCCCGCACGACGAACTCACTGCCGCCATGCAGACGGCGGACGCTGTGGTGTGCCACGGCGGTCCAGCAACCATCCTGGAAGTCCAGGCCAGTGGTCATCGGCCTCTGGTCCTCCCGCGAGATCCGGCCTACGACGAGCACGTGGACGACCACCAGATGCGGTTCACAGCTCGCCTCGCGGCCCACGGCGAGATCGAACTGGTCCACGATCGGGACAGCCTCTGGGCGGCACTGGACGCGGCGGTGAGGGCGCCCCGCCGAGCCGCGGCGCTGGCCAAGACCGGACCTCGCCCAGCCGTCGCTACCTTGGGGACGGTGATCGAGGACGCCATTCGGAGTCACGGTCCGGTCGACGATGTCAGGACCCCTGACGGTGCGATGCCCCAGCAGGTGCTGCTGATCGCGGGCATGGGACGGAGTGGCAGCACGCTGCTCGATCGGATGCTGGGACGCGTCGACGGCTGCACCTCGGTCGGTGAGGTCGTCCACCTCTGGACCCGGGGTCTGCTGGAGGGTCAGCCCTGCGCCTGTGGACGCGCCTTCGAGGACTGCCCGTTCTGGTCTCAGGTGGGGCAGCACGCCTTCGGTGGCTGGAGCCAGATCGATCCCATGCGCGTGGTGGCCGCCCAACACGCGGTCGAGCGAGACCGCTACCTCCCACTCCTCGCCGCGCCGGTCGGCCTTCGACCATCCTTCGACCGCGCAGTCGCGGAGTACGGCCGGTATCTGCTCCCCGTCTACGACGCGATCCGTGCGATCAGCGGCTCTCCGTGGGTCGTGGACTCGAGCAAACACGTCGCGACGGCCTTCCTGCTCCGCCGTCTGGTCGGCCATGATCTCCGCGTCGTCCACCTCGTCCGCGACAGCCGCGGCGTGGCCTTCTCGTGGATGAAGGTCAAGCGCCAGTTCGATCGAGCGGCCGGAGGCGACGGTGAGGAAACGGACGACGCCGATGCGATGATGACCCGCTGGCGTCCCGGTCAGACCGCGGGTCGCTACCTGGCGTACAACGCGTTGCTGGACGGTCTGCGGGCGCTGGACGTCCCAACCGTCAGGGTCGCCTACGAGTCATTGATCGCTCAACCCACCGAACACCTGGCGCGGGTGCTGGACCTCATCGACCGCGGGGATGCCGACCTCTCCTTCGTGGGCGAGGGCGTCGCTGATCTGGGCACCAGCCACACCATCGGGGGCAACCCCATGCGATTCCAAGCCGGCCCGGTCCCGCTCCGGCTGGACGAGCAGTGGCGGACCGCCCTGGATGCCCGTGACCGCGCGACGGTGACGGCGGTGACGGCACCCCTGCTCGCCGCCTACGGCTACCTGCCCCGCCGAGGTCGACGATGA
- a CDS encoding enoyl-CoA hydratase/isomerase family protein: MNLTTDDTVQLLTLDDDHQVLNPDTIANWHAALDTVEAVEGPSSLVITGSGKSFHQGLDLEFLSSVGDGHMDFIKTVHALFGRLLRLDLPTVSAINGHAQAAGAMLSLCTDLRIMRADRGWFRLPEVALGMGFPVVMDRLIRSRIPQPTVHRLMVLGQQMGGAEAAEHGVVDVAVEGVDANRELALQQAAALAAYRGPNLRNIRTTVHAELLAHIDADGDRADLFVP, translated from the coding sequence ATGAACCTCACCACCGATGACACCGTGCAGCTGCTCACGCTGGACGACGACCACCAGGTGCTCAACCCGGACACCATCGCCAACTGGCACGCCGCACTCGACACCGTCGAGGCGGTGGAGGGGCCGTCGAGCCTCGTCATCACCGGCTCCGGCAAGTCCTTCCACCAGGGGCTCGACCTCGAGTTCCTCTCCAGCGTGGGTGATGGGCACATGGACTTCATCAAGACCGTGCACGCCCTCTTCGGTCGTCTGCTTCGACTGGACCTGCCGACCGTCTCGGCGATCAACGGCCACGCCCAGGCCGCCGGCGCCATGCTCTCCCTGTGCACCGATCTGCGGATCATGCGTGCCGACCGCGGTTGGTTCCGACTGCCCGAGGTCGCGCTCGGCATGGGCTTCCCGGTGGTCATGGATCGCCTGATCCGCTCTCGCATCCCGCAACCGACGGTTCACCGTCTGATGGTCCTGGGCCAGCAGATGGGCGGAGCCGAGGCAGCCGAGCACGGCGTGGTCGACGTCGCCGTCGAGGGCGTGGACGCCAATCGGGAACTCGCCCTGCAGCAGGCGGCGGCCCTGGCTGCCTATCGCGGGCCCAATCTCCGGAACATCCGCACCACCGTCCACGCCGAACTACTGGCACACATCGATGCGGACGGCGACCGCGCCGACCTGTTCGTGCCCTGA
- a CDS encoding UDP-N-acetylglucosamine--LPS N-acetylglucosamine transferase produces MVSDVPVADAGAVPLTDKTILLVGSSGGHLTQLRALEPWLAQHNPLWVTFDKPDARAVLADDHVIHGYHPTTRNIPNLIRNTRLAWRILSGQRVDAIVSSGAGLALPFFILGRLRGIPTFFIEVYDRIDSASLTGRLCRPLSTAVFLQWEEQRAFYPDGIVIGRLL; encoded by the coding sequence ATGGTGTCTGACGTCCCCGTCGCGGATGCCGGCGCCGTCCCCCTGACGGACAAGACCATCCTCCTGGTCGGGTCATCGGGGGGCCATCTGACGCAGCTGCGGGCACTGGAACCCTGGTTGGCTCAACACAACCCGCTCTGGGTGACCTTCGACAAGCCCGACGCCCGTGCGGTGCTGGCTGACGACCACGTCATCCACGGGTACCACCCGACCACGCGCAACATCCCGAACCTGATTCGCAACACCCGGTTGGCCTGGCGGATCCTCTCCGGGCAACGTGTTGATGCCATCGTCTCCAGCGGCGCCGGTCTGGCCCTGCCGTTCTTCATCCTGGGTCGACTGCGCGGCATCCCCACGTTCTTCATCGAGGTCTATGACCGCATCGACTCGGCCAGCCTGACCGGTCGTCTGTGCCGGCCGCTGTCCACCGCCGTCTTCCTGCAGTGGGAGGAACAGCGTGCCTTCTACCCCGACGGCATCGTGATCGGGCGTCTGCTGTGA
- a CDS encoding VOC family protein, whose amino-acid sequence MPPAPLTAQLDHVAVAVADLDAAAARWHEMGAVPVMGSRGAAFSNEQVRFSCGGKVELIAPGRDASFMTAYLDRFGPGRIHHLTLKLRHSLAEGVQRLAQAGVPVVDVSDDDPVWHEAFLGPRTVGGVIVQIADAALSDAEFAAATGRPAPAPVDPTAPRLDRVVLGHHDLAASARLWTTLGATVRPLDEESMLATYPDSATAIELRGSSSAGPLGLRLQEVDGYAAARPGAGTPYRPALLPPTNQATV is encoded by the coding sequence ATGCCGCCCGCCCCGCTGACCGCCCAACTCGACCACGTCGCCGTTGCAGTTGCCGATCTGGATGCTGCTGCCGCGCGGTGGCACGAGATGGGTGCCGTCCCGGTGATGGGGTCACGTGGTGCGGCATTCTCCAACGAACAGGTCCGCTTCTCCTGCGGCGGCAAGGTGGAGCTCATCGCGCCGGGCCGCGACGCCTCGTTCATGACCGCCTACCTCGACCGCTTCGGTCCGGGTCGCATCCACCACCTCACCCTGAAGCTCCGGCACAGCCTGGCGGAGGGGGTTCAGCGCCTCGCCCAGGCCGGCGTCCCGGTCGTGGACGTCAGTGACGACGATCCCGTCTGGCACGAGGCCTTCCTGGGACCGAGGACCGTCGGGGGCGTCATCGTCCAGATCGCCGATGCCGCACTCAGTGACGCCGAGTTCGCCGCCGCCACCGGGCGTCCCGCCCCGGCCCCGGTCGATCCCACGGCACCACGACTCGACCGGGTGGTCCTCGGCCACCACGACCTGGCTGCCTCGGCCCGGCTCTGGACGACGCTCGGCGCGACCGTTCGTCCACTGGATGAGGAGTCGATGCTGGCCACCTACCCGGACTCCGCCACGGCGATCGAGCTGAGAGGGTCCTCATCCGCCGGACCCCTCGGGCTACGGCTCCAGGAGGTCGACGGCTACGCCGCGGCGCGGCCCGGCGCTGGGACTCCCTACAGGCCGGCCCTCCTGCCTCCGACGAACCAGGCGACCGTATGA